A region of the Primulina eburnea isolate SZY01 chromosome 7, ASM2296580v1, whole genome shotgun sequence genome:
ATTTGGTTCCATTACCATCATGCATCAACTTTGAGCCTTCGTACGAGAAAAGGCGTACTGCGTTTTGATAACTTATTTCGGCAAGATCTTTTTCCTCGACTTCCAATAAATGTGCAACATAGGCAAGTACGTGATGAATGTTAGCAGGATGATTAAGGGTTCTCTCAGGTTGTGACGATATGTTTCTTTTTTCATCCGAACCATCATCACCATTCTCATCAGTAAGCTGTTTCTTCTCAGAAACATCACTTTCAACCAAGAACAGCGAATCTTGATTACTTAATGTTGGACGAGCATCAGGTGCATCTGTCTCCAACAAAATCCTCTCACGAGGGATGGACTTCACCATTTTCCTCGCCTTACTTTCTTTCATCGTCATGATAAACCCAGAAAAGGAAAAGTACGCACCCAGTTCAGAGAATTCAGGGACCATCTCTGACGAACCTAGATAAGAATGCAGCACCAGGCCGGCAGGAAATGGACCAGTAGATTTCAATATATCAAGAAGATCGCCAAAAGCGCGGACACAATGGACTGATGCTGGTCTTTTTAACTCTTTAGCGAGTTGAAGCTGCTGGCGGAAAACTTCTGTTTGATCAGTAAAATCAATCTGCTTCCCTACAGAACCTTTGTCTAAGCCGATCTCCCCAACTGCAGCTGAGGGAGTAGTAGCAAGATACTCCTTCAGTGTAGCAAGCCAAGAAGGAGTTCTCTCACGAATAAACCAAGGATGAAGGCCAAAGTTTGGAATGACACAAGGATAGCTGTCATTCATCTCCTTAACCAAATGCCAATCTTCCTCAGAGACTCCATTTACAGCAAAATGAACAACACCATGATCAAGGGCCTCTTTGATTAGTTTAGAGGACAAGTTCAAAATTCTTGAATCTTGAAGGTGACAGTGAGAAtcaaataatttaatcatgGATTAACTTCGCTTTTGCCCACTTTCTAATCTTCAAAGATTAATTAATATAGCTTCAAAAGCAGGAGGCCGAGGCTGCCAATGCAATACCAAAGGATTGACGTCAGGTTATAGCAATGCAAGAGGACGGATAGCCAAAATTATTCTTTtctatgaaaaaaaaattatgaagttTAGAGCTCAAATTCAACAACAGAAGATTAAAAAAATCTGGAAGACATCTGATTTCTTTTTGATTggatacaccaaaatgtcgacAAGATAATGGAGATGGGGTCGGCAAATGAAATGCATTGTGTATCAAATTTGACAGAAGCGTTCAGATGGGAAAACACGTTTTCACACTGACAGGGAGCTCTCCcctcattctgaaatcatcccttcATCGAGTTCTTTCTCATCTTATAgtatttgagtgcttagttctataatatttgtaagatatttgttctcctgtattaagatggtgtgtgttctctttggaaacacagtgagtggttgtaaatcgtaaaatattatagtagaatttttttcatcttatccgtggtttttaccctaataatttttttatgtttttccatgtaataatttttgagggttttccacgtaaatctcggtatccaatttattgtttattttcatattattatttcaagttgccgcacgtgggaccaccaagtggtatcaaagccttggtttaaaatttcttaaaattttgagtatgcTATGTGGTTGaagcctagactgatcttccatatgaaaaatatttttttagatatTTTTATTAAGGCAGAATTATTTTGTCTAGCTTACTAAATTTTTGTATACATAATAACGAGCAGGTACGAGATAACAAAGTTCAATGGGagcaattttatgctgtggaaaataaagatacaaacagtttaagaaaaaaaattgtttggcggctattggagatagatCGACAGAAATGACGGACGACTGAAAGTagaatgagatgaatgataatgatATTGCCAATTTACAATTGGCTATAGCAGACGAAGTACTGTCAAAAATAGAAACAACAAAAGTTATATGTaatactctgacaaagatgtacgagatCAAGTCACTACACAAAGAGATTGTCCTAAAGAGA
Encoded here:
- the LOC140836787 gene encoding uncharacterized protein, whose protein sequence is MIKLFDSHCHLQDSRILNLSSKLIKEALDHGVVHFAVNGVSEEDWHLVKEMNDSYPCVIPNFGLHPWFIRERTPSWLATLKEYLATTPSAAVGEIGLDKGSVGKQIDFTDQTEVFRQQLQLAKELKRPASVHCVRAFGDLLDILKSTGPFPAGLVLHSYLGSSEMVPEFSELGAYFSFSGFIMTMKESKARKMVKSIPRERILLETDAPDARPTLSNQDSLFLVESDVSEKKQLTDENGDDGSDEKRNISSQPERTLNHPANIHHVLAYVAHLLEVEEKDLAEISYQNAVRLFSYEGSKLMHDGNGTKSFLSELNFHFRS